In one window of uncultured Campylobacter sp. DNA:
- a CDS encoding disulfide bond formation protein B has protein sequence MQNLEQNQIPAAERGFFNLMSLAIIALVALPVGIACLILGFGMGDSPCVMCWAERITMIAISLIALFILRYGLKPGYVAALLLMACWGMFNGFIHYSLDGTFGGYLDIKQGFGLEILGAHTQLWVIVVDFCVIAFLAVIFLCSKNLGEIMKKSTSGEYGEFLRYLPLGKIANLIFIVIISANCAQAFIVSGPPPYLGSSTPARMSLDPAKWFWEKDHWQSALDFRFDWNPELPDLPN, from the coding sequence ATGCAAAATTTAGAACAAAATCAAATTCCCGCCGCCGAGCGAGGATTTTTTAACCTAATGTCGCTAGCCATCATCGCCCTCGTGGCGCTCCCGGTCGGTATAGCCTGTTTGATACTGGGCTTTGGTATGGGAGATAGCCCGTGCGTGATGTGCTGGGCGGAGAGGATCACGATGATAGCCATCAGTCTTATCGCGCTTTTTATCCTTAGATACGGTCTAAAACCCGGCTACGTCGCGGCGCTTTTACTGATGGCTTGCTGGGGGATGTTCAACGGCTTTATCCATTATAGCCTTGATGGGACGTTCGGCGGCTACCTCGACATAAAGCAGGGCTTCGGACTTGAAATTTTAGGCGCACACACGCAGCTTTGGGTCATCGTCGTAGATTTTTGCGTGATCGCGTTTTTGGCGGTTATATTTTTATGCAGCAAAAATTTAGGCGAGATAATGAAAAAGAGCACGAGCGGCGAATACGGCGAGTTTTTGCGCTATCTGCCTCTGGGCAAGATTGCAAATTTAATCTTCATCGTCATCATCTCCGCAAACTGCGCGCAGGCTTTCATCGTCTCAGGCCCGCCGCCGTATCTGGGCTCTAGCACGCCGGCTAGGATGAGCCTTGATCCTGCAAAATGGTTTTGGGAGAAAGATCACTGGCAAAGCGCGCTTGATTTTAGATTCGATTGGAATCCGGAGCTTCCGGATCTGCCAAACTAA
- a CDS encoding molecular chaperone — protein sequence MRNLKQSFCVEDFLRQVFLVPLTGENLDELLNLTQDFAPKLKEHKLILEFAKCKSEPSLIDEIRYEFNRLFVGPKRPKAEPYESVYFDYQTMFGAKTMQVRSFYESSGLKLEDAQLDKFPDDFIGYELQYLYFLSFSALKVEDEAKFNEILRKKAEFIAAHPSQWFCKFAARCDEHANLDLWKSFGSFLNLYLNSEMDALKSALKDPGIFKNLKE from the coding sequence ATGCGTAATTTAAAGCAGAGCTTTTGCGTCGAGGACTTTTTGAGGCAGGTATTTTTGGTGCCTCTTACCGGTGAAAATTTGGACGAGCTTTTAAATTTGACGCAGGATTTCGCGCCTAAGCTTAAAGAGCATAAGCTTATCCTCGAATTTGCCAAATGCAAAAGCGAGCCAAGCTTAATCGATGAAATTCGCTACGAATTCAATAGGCTCTTCGTAGGTCCTAAGCGCCCCAAAGCCGAGCCTTACGAGTCGGTGTATTTCGACTATCAAACGATGTTTGGGGCAAAGACGATGCAGGTGCGAAGCTTTTACGAGAGCTCGGGGCTAAAACTCGAGGATGCGCAGCTTGATAAATTTCCCGACGATTTCATCGGGTACGAGCTGCAATATCTTTATTTTCTAAGTTTTAGCGCGCTAAAGGTGGAGGATGAGGCTAAATTTAATGAAATTCTGCGTAAAAAGGCGGAATTTATCGCCGCTCATCCGTCGCAGTGGTTTTGCAAATTTGCCGCTCGCTGCGACGAGCACGCGAATTTAGACCTTTGGAAGAGTTTCGGAAGCTTTTTAAATCTCTACTTAAATAGCGAGATGGATGCGCTTAAAAGTGCACTAAAAGATCCTGGAATTTTTAAAAATTTAAAGGAATGA
- a CDS encoding SMEK domain-containing protein, which produces MNRENLIKSINQGIALTRYQIEQRQVLNDYSLNIYSENLYRDMLNVIYGYDLENANADNKNAEYIDLVDDKNKIFIQVTSTKIKAKIDNTLKILETKPDFKIKILYLLDKPSLRDSSFDEWRNKYSIDVEKCLIDTKDLLKDINNLEQTKLEKTYNFFDTQILKNYTTEMVLNLVIKHILRQYRKRDINFLDDFNNAKEVGKKLEINHLNERISVEIRRGLDYRDSIEKLNDDITMSDLQDFIVHEIYRVILLKHIKGVNTNVGNIEIKGVDELHYDFYNSLDFNKIFIELYNEITSYFDVKDFNETNITWIIISYFFEICDIGAKNDNAD; this is translated from the coding sequence ATGAATCGAGAAAATTTGATAAAAAGTATAAATCAAGGTATTGCTTTAACTAGATATCAAATAGAACAAAGACAGGTTTTAAATGATTACTCTCTGAATATATATTCCGAAAATCTCTACAGAGATATGCTAAACGTTATATATGGATATGATCTTGAAAATGCCAATGCCGACAATAAAAATGCAGAGTATATTGACCTAGTAGATGATAAAAATAAAATTTTTATCCAAGTTACTTCGACAAAAATAAAAGCAAAAATAGATAATACTCTTAAAATTTTAGAAACAAAACCGGATTTTAAAATCAAAATCTTATATTTATTAGACAAACCTAGTCTGCGTGATAGTAGTTTTGATGAATGGAGAAACAAATATAGTATAGATGTTGAAAAATGTCTAATAGATACAAAAGACTTATTAAAAGATATCAACAATCTAGAGCAAACAAAACTGGAAAAAACTTATAATTTTTTTGATACCCAAATTTTAAAAAACTATACAACAGAGATGGTTTTAAATTTAGTAATCAAGCATATCTTAAGGCAATACCGAAAAAGAGATATCAATTTTTTAGATGATTTTAACAATGCGAAAGAAGTCGGTAAAAAACTAGAGATAAATCATCTCAACGAAAGAATAAGTGTTGAAATTAGGCGCGGATTAGATTATAGAGATAGCATAGAAAAGCTCAATGACGATATAACAATGTCTGATTTGCAGGACTTTATAGTACATGAAATATATAGGGTGATATTGTTAAAACATATCAAAGGGGTAAATACTAATGTTGGCAACATAGAAATAAAAGGTGTCGATGAACTACACTATGATTTTTATAATTCTTTAGACTTTAATAAAATATTTATCGAGCTATATAATGAGATTACAAGCTACTTTGATGTAAAAGATTTTAATGAAACAAACATAACTTGGATAATTATTAGTTATTTCTTTGAAATTTGTGATATAGGTGCAAAAAATGATAATGCCGACTAA
- a CDS encoding molybdopterin-dependent oxidoreductase, protein MQRRSFLKGAGAALATAGASPSLFGMEQFEVDFKPKSYKNEQGVEYHYLTCPRNCRDACSMIAEIKDGKMVSIKGDPKHPLTQGTVCVKGHTYAMHLYNADRIMYPMKRVGKKCEGKWERISWDQALKEIAAKLTEIKAKYGGEALTEFVYSGNEGHISKTIAPGNFFEKYGATRLVRNPCDWPRYAGTPSVIGTDFSKDALEVDESDMYISWGSNEAYTAVHWIRFAHRVKKRGGKIIVINTIRIPLANQADMFIQLKPSSDPAFCLAVCKFLIEEDLYDHEFVEKYTTGFEDLVHECSLYTYGELSDMCGASVDQIKVFAREYAHAKAPAIMHGDGGQRHFNGARLVRAVTFLPVLTGCLTKLGGGLFWAYVHVKGCFNFDNCMPDLSPKDAEGKKIERQQVSYVEFGKGIQKENPTYLGKPINTVIRACINYNSNLMVTAPNTNLIKKRAMDDDFFLVVIDPYDTDTCDYADYVLPGVTFMESEDIQNDQISGYVCYNAQSVKPLGEAKTNLEFFNALAKAMGYTEECFDWDSETVCRRFLDTEFAKKQNITYEKLKSVGWIKPFRTPETMKDQFPYYPYAPKDKLVFGTKSGKCELYSEAFKDAGYHPVIDLDDDWDYYEKHKNFGKDYLKKYPLYFMTPGTQLQDNSNWGNMPYILKRVIVKGNAELFMTREDMLARGIKEGDTVEATNEKGTAIFTAVETNQMQPGIVYAWNNIWVKVTKSRTGANILCSDGVSDLGNGSTYTASFCEVKKAAKQEA, encoded by the coding sequence ATGCAAAGACGTTCTTTCTTAAAAGGCGCGGGAGCGGCTCTAGCTACGGCTGGAGCATCTCCAAGCCTATTTGGTATGGAGCAGTTCGAGGTGGATTTTAAACCGAAATCCTATAAAAACGAGCAGGGCGTAGAGTATCACTACCTCACCTGTCCTAGAAACTGCCGCGACGCCTGTTCGATGATCGCAGAGATCAAAGACGGCAAGATGGTTAGCATCAAGGGCGATCCGAAGCACCCTCTAACGCAAGGCACGGTCTGCGTCAAAGGCCATACCTACGCAATGCACCTATACAACGCCGATCGTATAATGTATCCGATGAAGCGCGTCGGTAAAAAGTGTGAGGGCAAGTGGGAACGCATAAGCTGGGATCAAGCGCTAAAAGAGATAGCCGCGAAGCTTACCGAGATCAAAGCAAAATACGGCGGCGAGGCGCTGACGGAATTTGTCTATTCGGGCAACGAAGGGCATATCTCAAAGACGATCGCGCCTGGAAATTTCTTTGAAAAATACGGCGCTACGAGGCTTGTGCGCAACCCGTGCGACTGGCCGCGTTATGCAGGCACACCGAGCGTCATCGGCACGGACTTTTCAAAAGACGCGCTGGAAGTCGATGAGAGCGATATGTATATCAGCTGGGGCTCAAACGAAGCCTATACGGCGGTGCACTGGATTAGATTTGCCCACCGCGTCAAAAAGCGAGGCGGCAAGATTATCGTCATAAATACGATCAGAATTCCGCTCGCAAACCAGGCCGATATGTTTATCCAGCTAAAGCCTTCGAGCGATCCGGCATTTTGTCTAGCGGTCTGCAAATTTTTGATAGAAGAAGATCTATATGATCATGAATTCGTAGAAAAATATACAACCGGCTTTGAAGATCTAGTACATGAGTGCTCGCTCTACACCTACGGCGAGCTAAGCGATATGTGCGGCGCAAGCGTCGATCAGATCAAAGTCTTTGCACGAGAATACGCTCACGCAAAAGCACCGGCTATCATGCACGGCGACGGTGGGCAAAGGCACTTTAACGGAGCAAGGCTGGTACGCGCGGTTACCTTCTTGCCGGTACTTACGGGCTGCCTTACAAAACTTGGCGGCGGATTATTTTGGGCTTACGTGCATGTAAAGGGCTGCTTTAACTTCGATAACTGCATGCCAGATCTTTCGCCAAAAGACGCGGAAGGCAAAAAGATAGAGCGCCAGCAGGTAAGCTATGTAGAATTTGGCAAAGGTATCCAGAAGGAAAATCCGACCTATTTGGGTAAGCCGATAAATACGGTCATTCGTGCCTGTATCAACTACAACTCAAATTTAATGGTAACGGCGCCGAATACGAATTTAATCAAAAAACGCGCGATGGACGACGATTTTTTCTTGGTAGTCATCGATCCTTACGATACCGACACCTGCGATTACGCTGACTACGTATTGCCGGGCGTTACCTTTATGGAGAGCGAGGATATTCAAAACGATCAAATTTCGGGCTACGTCTGCTACAACGCCCAAAGCGTCAAGCCACTGGGCGAAGCCAAGACGAATTTGGAATTTTTTAACGCTCTAGCCAAGGCGATGGGATATACCGAGGAGTGCTTCGACTGGGATAGCGAGACGGTTTGCAGGCGGTTTTTGGATACGGAATTTGCCAAAAAGCAAAATATCACTTACGAAAAACTAAAAAGCGTGGGCTGGATCAAGCCGTTTAGGACGCCTGAGACGATGAAGGATCAGTTCCCTTACTACCCTTATGCGCCGAAGGACAAGCTGGTATTCGGCACTAAAAGCGGCAAGTGCGAGCTTTACTCCGAAGCTTTCAAGGACGCAGGCTACCACCCGGTGATCGATCTTGACGACGATTGGGATTACTACGAAAAACATAAAAATTTCGGCAAAGATTATTTGAAAAAATATCCGCTTTATTTCATGACGCCGGGCACGCAGCTTCAGGATAACTCAAACTGGGGCAATATGCCTTACATCCTAAAACGCGTCATCGTAAAGGGCAATGCCGAGCTATTTATGACGCGCGAGGATATGCTGGCGCGCGGTATCAAAGAGGGTGATACGGTCGAGGCTACGAACGAAAAGGGCACTGCGATATTTACGGCGGTCGAGACCAATCAGATGCAGCCGGGTATCGTCTACGCATGGAATAATATCTGGGTTAAAGTAACCAAATCTCGCACTGGAGCAAACATCCTTTGCTCGGACGGAGTGAGCGATTTGGGCAACGGATCGACCTATACCGCAAGCTTTTGCGAAGTAAAAAAAGCTGCAAAACAGGAGGCATAA
- the nrfD gene encoding NrfD/PsrC family molybdoenzyme membrane anchor subunit has translation MVQTTWGWLIVIYLFLGGLGAGAFLCSALAYKGFLGSLNERFYKFGFLLAPVAVIIGTALLLFDLAPSAAINPLKILQLYTRPVSMMSIGTYLLTFFIVISVLVLLQIKKSGKICDMMLTLGAILALGVMGYTGLLLYVVKAIPLWASVWLPILFTISAISTGLSANAAATLNAGHGLSHCAHKFHVALVALEIVAVLALFASVRSEAAGMASVTKIVSGSLAPMFWIGFVVLGLALPLLGGSKFMLRGCSVNADGSVCARGNEEIKSCVYNEYGVLIGGFCLRAFIVLGAVYIF, from the coding sequence ATGGTACAGACGACTTGGGGATGGCTCATAGTCATCTATTTGTTTCTAGGCGGTTTAGGCGCCGGGGCGTTTTTGTGCTCGGCTTTGGCTTACAAGGGCTTTTTGGGCTCATTAAACGAGAGGTTTTATAAGTTCGGCTTTCTGCTAGCACCCGTTGCGGTAATAATAGGAACCGCGCTTTTGCTATTTGACCTGGCGCCGAGCGCTGCGATAAATCCTCTTAAAATTTTACAGCTCTACACGCGTCCGGTTTCGATGATGAGCATAGGTACGTATCTACTTACGTTTTTCATCGTAATTAGCGTTTTGGTGCTTTTGCAGATCAAAAAGAGCGGTAAAATTTGCGATATGATGCTCACGCTCGGAGCTATTTTGGCGCTTGGAGTGATGGGATATACGGGGCTACTGCTTTACGTCGTAAAGGCGATCCCGCTTTGGGCTAGCGTGTGGCTACCGATTTTATTTACGATCTCTGCGATCTCCACGGGGCTTAGCGCAAACGCCGCCGCTACGCTAAATGCAGGGCACGGGCTAAGCCACTGCGCGCATAAATTTCACGTCGCGTTAGTTGCGCTTGAGATCGTTGCGGTGCTAGCGCTATTTGCTAGCGTGAGAAGCGAGGCTGCGGGCATGGCTAGCGTGACTAAGATAGTCAGCGGCTCGCTTGCGCCGATGTTTTGGATAGGCTTTGTCGTGCTTGGGCTTGCTCTGCCGCTGCTAGGCGGAAGCAAATTTATGCTTCGCGGCTGCAGCGTAAATGCAGACGGTAGCGTCTGCGCTCGCGGCAATGAAGAGATAAAAAGCTGCGTCTATAACGAATACGGCGTACTCATAGGCGGTTTTTGCCTAAGAGCCTTCATCGTGCTTGGCGCAGTCTATATATTTTAG
- a CDS encoding 4Fe-4S dicluster domain-containing protein translates to MKRKQGFLFDYNFCIGCKACEISCQVYHNQDPDINWRHVDMMLIHEDEIEKEIFISHSCHHCEEPACMDVCPVGAYIKLENGVVQPLHDKCIGCGYCIVACPYGSITKGKDGKAQKCNLCAEKLERGEEPACVAGCPCDVLKLVDSDVSDSAGMEKEMPGFKRFFTKPNIRFYPRMKRNEFIH, encoded by the coding sequence ATGAAAAGAAAACAAGGATTTTTATTTGATTACAACTTTTGCATAGGTTGTAAGGCGTGCGAAATTTCATGTCAGGTCTATCATAATCAAGACCCTGACATCAACTGGCGCCATGTCGATATGATGCTCATCCATGAAGATGAGATTGAAAAAGAAATTTTCATCTCGCATTCGTGCCACCATTGCGAAGAGCCTGCATGTATGGACGTCTGCCCCGTAGGAGCTTACATTAAGCTCGAAAACGGCGTCGTTCAGCCGCTGCACGATAAATGCATCGGCTGCGGATACTGCATCGTAGCCTGTCCTTACGGATCGATAACCAAGGGCAAAGACGGCAAAGCGCAAAAGTGCAACCTCTGTGCCGAGAAGCTCGAGCGCGGCGAGGAGCCTGCGTGCGTAGCGGGCTGTCCTTGCGATGTGCTAAAGCTAGTCGATAGCGACGTGAGCGATAGCGCGGGGATGGAGAAGGAGATGCCGGGCTTTAAACGCTTTTTTACAAAGCCGAATATCCGCTTCTATCCTCGCATGAAGCGCAATGAGTTTATCCACTAA
- a CDS encoding DUF2326 domain-containing protein, giving the protein MILLSLICDNPRFKALKFNKDLNIVVGKQLNHDQKDTVNGIGKSLSLEMLHYMLNATVSQKMKDFLKDYGKFSLSFIHGNKNYTVEKKFGENKWNINDKKYNQKTYATELNNIFSQTIKSNKISFRQVFNCFARRSGYYDTLRQQGMDINDYNQRLVNLFLLGMDIKLQEENYKLKDALKSLNNAKTELEKYEKQVPKKNIKDIEDEILSTQENLNRFIVAKNYNELKERANSLTGNLNNIRNEIYKLQTNMAIKETNLLTSENISIDLEEIKNIYDEAKVFFEDKVLKRLNEAQDFHNQLAKSRKERIFAEIDEIRQKLKELEDERDLIGSQRDGLLKDLKNSGALEERDALKDRILTLEKEKKDLEIYSITLENFQKDKTNIDYKIAEIKKDTIKYIEDNKLKIDAIENKFRDIVKKFYNNNGGSLKITMIQNAKNLFNIDVEIPKDGSLSIGNVKTFCYDMLLYTLNPNILGFLAHDGELFSEMDKRQKATIFKIILDEVRGGNLQYFVNIGDTSFNEILNDDTGILNDKDKKFIESKVILQISEDQNTWLFGQKFD; this is encoded by the coding sequence ATGATATTATTGAGCTTAATTTGCGATAATCCAAGATTTAAAGCTTTAAAATTTAATAAAGATCTAAACATAGTAGTAGGAAAACAGCTAAACCACGATCAAAAAGATACAGTAAATGGCATAGGCAAAAGCTTGTCATTAGAAATGCTTCACTATATGCTAAATGCAACAGTTTCGCAAAAAATGAAAGATTTTTTAAAAGACTATGGAAAATTTAGTTTAAGTTTTATACATGGTAATAAAAACTATACGGTAGAGAAAAAATTTGGAGAGAATAAGTGGAATATAAATGATAAGAAATACAATCAAAAAACTTATGCAACCGAACTAAATAACATTTTTAGTCAAACAATAAAATCTAATAAAATTTCTTTTAGACAGGTATTTAATTGTTTTGCCAGAAGAAGCGGATATTATGATACGTTAAGACAGCAAGGCATGGATATAAATGATTACAATCAAAGACTTGTTAATCTTTTTTTGTTGGGTATGGATATAAAGTTGCAAGAGGAAAATTACAAGCTAAAAGATGCACTAAAGAGTTTAAATAACGCCAAGACAGAACTAGAAAAATATGAAAAACAAGTACCGAAGAAAAATATCAAAGATATAGAGGATGAGATACTAAGTACGCAGGAGAATTTAAATCGATTTATTGTAGCTAAAAACTATAATGAATTAAAAGAGCGTGCAAATTCTTTGACTGGAAATTTAAATAATATTAGAAATGAAATTTATAAACTCCAAACAAATATGGCGATAAAAGAGACGAATTTACTCACGTCCGAAAATATAAGTATAGACCTAGAAGAGATAAAAAACATTTATGACGAGGCTAAAGTATTTTTTGAGGACAAAGTGTTAAAAAGACTTAATGAGGCTCAGGACTTTCACAATCAATTAGCAAAAAGTAGAAAAGAGAGAATTTTTGCAGAAATAGATGAAATACGCCAAAAACTCAAAGAACTAGAAGATGAAAGAGATTTGATAGGAAGCCAAAGAGATGGGCTTTTAAAAGACCTAAAAAATAGTGGTGCATTAGAGGAACGAGATGCATTAAAAGATAGGATATTGACGCTAGAAAAAGAAAAAAAAGACTTAGAAATTTATAGCATAACTTTGGAAAATTTTCAAAAAGATAAGACTAATATCGACTATAAAATAGCAGAGATCAAAAAGGATACAATTAAATATATAGAGGATAATAAGCTTAAGATTGATGCTATAGAAAACAAATTTAGAGATATCGTTAAAAAATTTTATAACAACAACGGAGGCTCTCTTAAAATCACAATGATTCAAAATGCAAAAAATTTGTTTAATATAGATGTGGAAATCCCCAAAGACGGTTCTTTGTCTATCGGAAATGTGAAAACCTTTTGCTATGACATGTTGCTTTATACATTAAATCCTAATATATTAGGTTTTTTAGCACATGATGGCGAGCTATTTTCAGAAATGGATAAAAGGCAAAAAGCCACCATCTTTAAAATCATATTAGATGAGGTTAGAGGTGGCAATTTGCAGTATTTCGTAAATATAGGGGATACTTCATTTAATGAGATATTAAATGACGATACGGGTATATTAAATGATAAAGATAAAAAATTCATAGAGTCAAAAGTAATACTTCAGATTAGCGAAGATCAGAATACTTGGCTATTTGGTCAAAAGTTTGATTAA
- a CDS encoding ABC-three component system middle component 6, with translation MIMPTKIVKPVDSIISISAYILKILKNGSINTDDLLRELNGVYFKEITIEKMLLCIDFLFIIGKIRSDNDIIELNLR, from the coding sequence ATGATAATGCCGACTAAAATAGTTAAACCAGTTGATTCAATAATTAGCATATCTGCATATATACTTAAAATTTTAAAAAATGGCAGTATTAATACAGACGATCTACTTAGAGAGCTAAATGGAGTTTACTTTAAAGAAATTACTATTGAAAAAATGCTTTTGTGTATAGATTTTTTATTTATAATCGGCAAAATAAGGAGCGATAATGATATTATTGAGCTTAATTTGCGATAA